One Herbaspirillum rubrisubalbicans genomic window carries:
- the tssG gene encoding type VI secretion system baseplate subunit TssG: protein MQATQRRFEPSVIERIFAAPHRFQFFQAVRMIELWFKRNGVPHERAVCDFLRFANRTVLGFPASEIERIETYPPRSEEALSVSDMEQALRSGQMKYVRLTPTFMGFLGGSGTLPAHYTERIARHQIEQRDDGPRAFLDAFSTRSLALFYQAWSKYRLAFQYEAGRRDKFLPLLLSLSGLGFRSLRERLRTVDGSGVRDESLAHFAGAFRHRPASAPYMQKVLGEYFSVPLQIEQFVGHWYDVPREHQTMLGSTNSALGTAMAGERVWQRDLRMRLRIGPLAMHDFEQFLPGARASLALARMLGMFTGSSLEYEVQLVLRAPDVHGMALDAKRQGGRLGWDTFISTEPETRDRADIRYEIAVQ from the coding sequence ATGCAGGCCACGCAGCGGAGATTTGAGCCTAGCGTGATCGAGCGGATCTTTGCCGCTCCCCATCGCTTCCAGTTTTTCCAGGCCGTGCGCATGATCGAACTCTGGTTCAAGCGCAATGGCGTACCGCATGAACGCGCGGTGTGCGACTTCCTGCGCTTTGCCAACCGTACCGTGCTCGGTTTCCCCGCCAGCGAGATCGAGCGTATCGAAACCTATCCGCCACGCAGCGAAGAGGCGCTCTCGGTGAGCGACATGGAACAGGCGCTGCGTAGCGGGCAGATGAAGTACGTGCGCCTGACGCCGACCTTCATGGGCTTTCTGGGCGGCAGTGGCACCTTGCCCGCACACTATACCGAGCGCATCGCCCGTCACCAGATCGAGCAGCGTGATGATGGCCCGCGCGCTTTCCTGGACGCGTTCTCGACCCGTTCCCTGGCCTTGTTCTACCAGGCCTGGAGCAAATACCGACTGGCCTTCCAGTACGAAGCCGGACGCCGCGACAAATTCCTGCCCTTGCTGCTTTCGCTGTCAGGTCTGGGCTTCCGTTCACTACGCGAGCGCCTGCGCACCGTCGACGGCAGCGGGGTGCGTGATGAGTCGTTGGCGCACTTTGCCGGGGCTTTCCGCCATCGCCCGGCTTCTGCGCCGTATATGCAGAAGGTGTTGGGTGAATATTTCTCGGTGCCCTTGCAGATCGAACAGTTCGTCGGCCATTGGTATGACGTGCCGCGCGAGCACCAGACCATGCTGGGCTCGACCAATTCGGCGCTGGGCACGGCCATGGCCGGTGAGCGCGTCTGGCAGCGTGACTTGCGGATGCGTCTGCGCATCGGACCGCTGGCCATGCACGACTTCGAGCAGTTCCTGCCGGGTGCACGGGCCTCGTTGGCACTGGCCCGCATGTTAGGAATGTTCACTGGATCGAGCTTGGAATATGAAGTGCAGTTGGTATTGCGCGCCCCGGATGTGCATGGCATGGCCCTGGACGCCAAGCGCCAAGGCGGTCGCCTGGGATGGGATACCTTCATCTCGACGGAGCCGGAAACCCGGGACCGCGCCGATATCCGCTATGAAATTGCCGTGCAGTGA
- the tssF gene encoding type VI secretion system baseplate subunit TssF yields the protein MQELLPYYERELSFLRRYSREFSERYPKIAGSLLMAGEICEDPHIERMIQSYALLNARVSKRLDDDYPEFTEALFEVLYPHYLRPFPSCSIARMDSAASAAQLTGATRISRGTALSTRPVKGVVCRFQTVYDVPVAPIRLSQAIFAPIIEAPEAVVLAPTITSSLSITIETTSDQINLAKLGLASLRVFIDGEASFCAALRDTLFMRSVSAWAELPHSGRWVALRKLPLAEVGFAEEDALIDFPAQSHPAYRLLTEYFAFPEKFNFFDIDLASILSALPVGTKSFTLHLGLAGLRADSHIARQLGGLGAANLLLGCTPVINLFQQRGDPIRLTHAGAYYPVLPDARRAYGYEVYSIDSVQLVRQTPSGESITRFRPFYSLHHGQSPEQDGHYWAMRRDELVALKSPGYETEICIVDIDFDPAKVETDTLSIELTCTNRDLPALLTYGLPGGDLSMEGGGVVRTAALLRKPTLPSRFERGRGTQWRLISHLSLNHLSLMRGGLEAFQEMLTLYDQSNSPISQRQISAIAAVDHKATTAWLPGNPFASLVRGIEVKLTVDEEGFVGSGLHAFAGVIDRFISLYVHANSFSQLSVISKRTGEELLKCRPRSGDLSLA from the coding sequence GTGCAAGAGCTGCTACCTTATTACGAACGGGAACTGAGCTTCCTGCGGCGTTACTCCCGCGAGTTCTCCGAGCGCTATCCCAAGATTGCGGGCAGCCTGCTGATGGCAGGCGAGATATGTGAAGATCCGCATATCGAACGCATGATCCAGTCCTATGCACTGCTCAATGCACGTGTGTCCAAGCGACTGGACGATGATTATCCTGAATTCACCGAGGCCTTGTTCGAGGTCCTCTACCCGCATTACCTGCGACCCTTTCCCTCGTGCTCGATTGCACGCATGGATTCGGCTGCGTCGGCTGCACAACTGACCGGTGCCACCAGAATTTCCCGCGGCACGGCGCTGTCGACCCGCCCGGTCAAGGGCGTGGTCTGCCGCTTTCAGACGGTCTATGACGTCCCGGTTGCACCGATCCGGCTCTCGCAGGCCATCTTTGCTCCCATCATCGAAGCGCCCGAGGCGGTGGTGCTGGCTCCCACGATCACATCGTCGCTGTCCATCACCATTGAAACCACGTCCGATCAGATCAACCTGGCCAAGCTGGGACTCGCCTCGTTGCGCGTCTTCATCGATGGCGAGGCATCCTTCTGCGCGGCGTTGCGCGACACGCTCTTCATGCGCAGTGTGTCGGCCTGGGCCGAGCTCCCTCACAGCGGACGTTGGGTCGCGCTGCGCAAGCTCCCCCTGGCAGAGGTCGGATTCGCCGAGGAAGATGCGCTGATCGACTTCCCCGCCCAATCACATCCAGCCTACCGATTGCTCACCGAGTACTTCGCCTTCCCGGAGAAATTCAATTTCTTTGATATCGACCTGGCCTCCATCCTGTCGGCACTGCCTGTCGGTACCAAGAGCTTCACCTTGCACCTGGGACTGGCCGGGCTGCGTGCCGATTCACACATCGCCCGCCAACTGGGCGGCCTGGGTGCCGCCAACCTGCTCCTGGGATGCACTCCGGTCATCAACCTGTTCCAGCAGCGGGGCGATCCGATCAGGCTGACCCACGCCGGCGCCTATTATCCGGTCTTACCCGATGCCCGGCGTGCATACGGCTACGAGGTCTATTCGATCGATTCGGTACAACTGGTGCGGCAGACGCCGTCAGGTGAGTCGATCACGCGTTTTCGCCCCTTCTATTCCCTGCATCACGGTCAGTCACCCGAGCAGGATGGTCATTACTGGGCCATGCGTCGCGACGAATTGGTGGCCTTGAAGAGTCCTGGTTATGAAACCGAGATATGTATCGTTGACATCGACTTCGATCCGGCCAAGGTCGAGACCGATACGCTGAGCATCGAACTCACCTGCACCAATCGCGACCTGCCGGCCTTGCTGACCTACGGCTTGCCCGGTGGCGACCTGAGCATGGAAGGTGGCGGTGTCGTGCGTACCGCCGCCTTGCTGCGCAAGCCGACCCTGCCATCGCGCTTCGAGCGCGGCCGCGGGACGCAATGGCGACTGATTTCTCATCTCTCGCTCAATCACCTGTCGTTGATGCGCGGCGGACTGGAGGCTTTCCAGGAGATGCTGACGCTCTACGACCAGTCCAATTCGCCCATTTCACAACGTCAGATCAGCGCCATCGCAGCCGTTGATCACAAGGCCACGACCGCGTGGCTGCCCGGCAACCCCTTCGCCAGTCTGGTGCGGGGTATCGAGGTCAAGCTGACGGTGGATGAAGAGGGTTTCGTCGGTAGTGGATTACACGCCTTCGCGGGCGTGATCGATCGCTTCATCAGCTTGTACGTCCATGCCAACAGCTTCTCGCAGTTGAGCGTGATATCCAAAAGAACAGGGGAGGAACTGTTGAAATGCAGGCCACGCAGCGGAGATTTGAGCCTAGCGTGA
- the tssE gene encoding type VI secretion system baseplate subunit TssE: MKGFAPSLFDKLMNEGAKSSFSPIVSRLSIEELKDAVARDLEAMLNTRSVISDELLQQYPECSESIIAYGLNDFAGMSLASLDDRMAICSALEQAITRHEPRLRNVKATLEIQEGSINRLNFAITALLVVNAARETVNFDAVLQPSTLQYSISKSRTTRIGV; encoded by the coding sequence ATGAAAGGTTTTGCGCCCAGCCTGTTTGACAAGCTGATGAACGAGGGGGCGAAATCTTCTTTCAGCCCTATCGTCAGTCGTCTGTCGATAGAAGAACTCAAGGATGCGGTGGCACGTGATCTCGAGGCCATGCTCAATACGCGCTCCGTCATTTCCGACGAGTTGCTGCAGCAATATCCCGAGTGCAGCGAGTCCATCATTGCCTATGGCCTCAACGATTTCGCCGGCATGAGCCTGGCCAGCCTGGATGACCGCATGGCCATCTGTAGCGCGCTGGAACAAGCCATTACCCGCCACGAGCCACGCCTGCGCAATGTGAAGGCGACGCTGGAGATCCAGGAAGGCTCGATCAATCGCCTCAATTTTGCCATCACAGCCTTGCTGGTGGTCAATGCCGCCCGGGAGACGGTCAATTTCGATGCCGTGCTGCAGCCATCAACCTTGCAATACTCGATCAGCAAGTCGAGAACGACCCGCATAGGAGTTTAA
- a CDS encoding Hcp family type VI secretion system effector: protein MAIDVYLQIDGIKGESTDDLHKDWIECKTVDWQVLQPKSATASTGGGHTAERCEHKDIVFTKVADLASPLLLQNSSSGKTIPKAKFEFMRADGKGERVRYFEIELTNVMISSVAPTIESGEILNEVVGLKYSTVKWKYTQQKKDGGTAGNTSGGWDLSTNKVI, encoded by the coding sequence ATGGCAATTGACGTCTATCTGCAAATCGACGGCATCAAGGGTGAATCCACTGATGACCTGCACAAGGACTGGATCGAGTGCAAGACCGTGGACTGGCAAGTCTTGCAGCCGAAGTCTGCGACCGCATCGACCGGTGGTGGCCACACCGCCGAACGTTGCGAGCACAAGGACATCGTCTTCACCAAGGTGGCCGATCTGGCATCTCCTCTGCTGCTGCAAAACTCTTCATCGGGCAAGACCATCCCGAAGGCCAAGTTCGAATTCATGCGTGCCGATGGCAAGGGCGAGCGCGTGCGCTACTTCGAAATCGAACTGACCAACGTGATGATCAGCAGCGTCGCCCCCACCATCGAGTCGGGCGAGATTCTGAATGAAGTTGTTGGTCTGAAGTACTCCACCGTCAAGTGGAAGTACACCCAACAGAAGAAGGATGGTGGTACCGCCGGCAATACCTCCGGTGGCTGGGATCTTTCGACCAACAAGGTCATCTGA
- the tssC gene encoding type VI secretion system contractile sheath large subunit: MSAQANTEVAASAAPAAAGSSLLDDIVEQSKVAKSSSEHDRAKDLIAELVNQVMEGTVVVSENLSATLDARIAELDSLISSQVSAIMHAPEFQKLEGSWTGLNYLVRNTTVGENQKIKILNATKKELVKDFNSALEFDQSAMFKKVYEEEFGTFGGAPFGALLGDFEITRQPEDMYFIEQMSRIAAASHAPFITAASPELFGLETYADLGKPRDLSKVFDTVEYAKWKSFRESEDSRYVGLTLPRFLGRLPFNPKDGTTVEGFNFVEDVDGTDHAKYLWCNAAYAFGSKLTKAFEDFGWCAAIRGVEGGGLVEDLPTHTFKTDEGEVALKCPTEIAITDRREKELSDLGFISLVHCKNTDYAAFFGAQSAQKPKKYNTDAANANAVLSSQLQYIFAVSRIAHYMKSMMRDKIGSFAAASNVEDFLNRWIAQYVLLDDNATQEAKAQFPLREASVQVSEVPGRPGVYRAVSFLRPHFQLDELSVSLRLVAELPQAGKS, encoded by the coding sequence ATGTCCGCTCAAGCCAATACCGAAGTCGCCGCCAGCGCAGCTCCCGCTGCGGCCGGCAGCTCGCTCCTGGATGACATCGTCGAACAGAGCAAGGTCGCCAAATCTTCTTCCGAGCACGATCGCGCCAAGGATCTGATCGCCGAACTGGTCAACCAAGTGATGGAAGGCACGGTTGTCGTGTCCGAGAATCTGTCCGCGACCCTCGATGCCCGCATCGCGGAACTGGACAGTCTGATTTCCAGTCAGGTCAGCGCCATCATGCACGCTCCCGAATTCCAGAAGTTGGAGGGCAGCTGGACCGGGTTGAACTACCTGGTTCGCAATACCACCGTGGGCGAGAACCAGAAGATCAAGATCCTCAACGCGACCAAGAAGGAACTGGTCAAGGACTTCAATTCCGCGCTGGAATTCGACCAGAGCGCCATGTTCAAGAAGGTCTATGAAGAGGAGTTCGGTACCTTCGGTGGTGCGCCTTTTGGTGCCCTGCTGGGAGATTTCGAGATCACTCGCCAGCCGGAAGACATGTACTTCATCGAACAGATGTCGCGCATCGCCGCAGCATCCCATGCGCCCTTCATTACCGCTGCCTCGCCTGAACTGTTCGGCCTGGAGACCTATGCCGATCTGGGTAAGCCGCGTGACTTGTCCAAGGTCTTCGACACCGTCGAATACGCGAAGTGGAAATCCTTCCGCGAGTCCGAAGACTCGCGCTATGTCGGCCTGACGCTGCCGCGCTTCCTCGGTCGTCTGCCCTTCAATCCCAAGGATGGCACCACGGTCGAAGGCTTTAACTTCGTGGAGGATGTTGATGGCACCGATCACGCCAAGTACCTGTGGTGTAACGCTGCCTACGCGTTCGGCAGCAAGTTGACCAAGGCCTTCGAGGACTTCGGCTGGTGCGCGGCGATTCGTGGCGTGGAGGGTGGCGGCTTGGTGGAGGATCTGCCCACGCACACCTTCAAGACCGATGAGGGCGAAGTGGCCTTGAAGTGCCCCACCGAAATCGCCATTACCGACCGCCGCGAAAAAGAGCTTTCCGATCTCGGCTTCATCTCTCTGGTTCACTGCAAGAACACCGATTACGCCGCCTTCTTCGGTGCCCAGTCGGCGCAAAAGCCCAAGAAATACAACACGGACGCCGCCAATGCGAATGCGGTCTTGTCCTCGCAGTTGCAATACATCTTTGCTGTCTCGCGCATCGCTCACTACATGAAGTCGATGATGCGGGACAAGATAGGCAGCTTTGCTGCCGCTTCGAACGTCGAAGACTTCCTCAATCGCTGGATCGCGCAATACGTGCTGTTGGATGACAACGCCACGCAAGAAGCCAAAGCGCAATTCCCGCTACGTGAAGCTTCGGTACAGGTGTCGGAAGTGCCGGGACGGCCAGGCGTTTATCGCGCCGTGTCGTTCTTGCGTCCGCATTTTCAGTTGGATGAACTGTCTGTGTCGCTTCGGCTGGTTGCGGAGTTGCCGCAGGCAGGGAAATCTTAA
- the tssB gene encoding type VI secretion system contractile sheath small subunit, giving the protein MAKRESIQKKLQKVRPPRVQMTYDVEIGDAIEKKELAFVTGVVGDFGGNSEVPQLRLKERKFINIDPDNFDEVMKGIEPRAVYRVPNELSDKGGEFAVELKFRSMEDFRPESVVQQVEPLRKLLEARTKLADLRNKIAGNDKLEDILTDVLNSTEKLAELSKQTTK; this is encoded by the coding sequence ATGGCCAAAAGAGAAAGCATCCAGAAGAAACTGCAGAAAGTGCGTCCCCCGCGCGTGCAGATGACTTATGACGTCGAGATCGGCGACGCCATCGAGAAGAAGGAGCTGGCATTCGTCACCGGGGTGGTCGGCGATTTCGGTGGCAACTCCGAAGTGCCGCAGCTGCGGCTGAAGGAACGCAAGTTCATCAACATCGACCCCGACAATTTCGACGAAGTGATGAAAGGTATCGAGCCACGTGCTGTCTATCGCGTGCCCAACGAGCTCTCCGACAAGGGCGGCGAATTTGCAGTCGAACTGAAATTCCGTTCGATGGAGGATTTTCGCCCCGAGTCCGTGGTGCAGCAGGTCGAGCCGCTGCGCAAGCTGCTGGAGGCGCGCACCAAGCTGGCTGATCTGCGCAACAAGATCGCCGGCAACGACAAGCTGGAAGATATCCTCACCGACGTGCTCAACAGCACCGAGAAGCTGGCCGAACTCAGCAAGCAAACCACCAAATAA
- a CDS encoding tetratricopeptide repeat protein: MRASKFKVGLIVPALLVLMLAGCANTQSKPSPEEEAKNTLENGVAQANTAQAEGKTDEAVSVLKVVASRFPADKTPWLRIAQIRFDAGDYSDAIVNAQEALKRDPSDKVANSIVTVSGLRLATKSLGDLRAQNALNGSVKTEAQDLTKILRESLGENTLVPAPAKPAATTRARGKVARKAAPAAADTTDSGNSGGGSGPNPFGNLK; encoded by the coding sequence ATGCGTGCGAGCAAATTCAAAGTGGGTCTGATTGTTCCAGCCTTGCTGGTACTGATGTTGGCGGGGTGTGCCAATACCCAATCCAAGCCCAGCCCGGAGGAAGAGGCCAAGAACACGCTGGAAAACGGTGTGGCCCAGGCCAATACCGCACAGGCTGAAGGCAAGACCGACGAAGCAGTCTCGGTGTTGAAGGTGGTAGCAAGCCGCTTCCCTGCAGACAAGACGCCGTGGCTGCGTATCGCACAGATCCGCTTTGATGCTGGTGACTACAGCGATGCCATCGTCAATGCCCAGGAGGCCCTCAAGCGCGATCCCTCCGACAAGGTGGCCAACAGCATCGTCACGGTGTCCGGGCTGCGCCTGGCGACCAAGTCGCTGGGTGACTTGCGGGCGCAGAATGCGCTCAATGGCTCGGTCAAGACCGAGGCGCAAGACCTGACCAAGATTCTGCGCGAGAGCCTCGGCGAAAACACCCTGGTGCCAGCTCCGGCCAAGCCCGCCGCGACCACCCGTGCGCGTGGCAAGGTGGCCCGCAAGGCCGCTCCTGCTGCGGCGGATACTACCGACAGCGGCAACAGCGGTGGCGGCAGCGGTCCGAATCCGTTCGGCAATCTGAAGTAA
- the tssJ gene encoding type VI secretion system lipoprotein TssJ — translation MKNRLIDLLAMAVVIFSISGCAAVGAATSVAQAAKSTLEALGLKKPDTPEVPDAMKQPRTVAVKLHASKALNLDSQQRPLALVVKIYKLKQNISFQQASYDTFLSAQKEKEALGADLLEVKEVTLVPGQRYEISEKVSYEAGYIGVVALFVNPAPQRWRVAFKADESEKNGITVGLQSCSLTVGAGALAIDSQGKPQEKNLMLAPVQCN, via the coding sequence TTGAAGAACCGACTGATCGATCTCCTGGCAATGGCTGTTGTCATTTTCTCCATATCCGGCTGTGCCGCTGTAGGTGCGGCCACCTCCGTCGCCCAGGCCGCAAAATCCACGCTGGAGGCTCTTGGCCTGAAGAAACCGGATACCCCTGAAGTCCCCGACGCGATGAAGCAGCCGCGCACGGTCGCCGTCAAGCTGCACGCCTCCAAGGCGCTCAACCTGGACTCCCAGCAACGACCGCTGGCACTGGTCGTAAAAATTTATAAGCTCAAGCAGAACATTAGTTTCCAGCAAGCGTCATATGACACGTTCCTGAGTGCGCAAAAAGAAAAGGAAGCCTTGGGGGCCGACCTGTTGGAGGTCAAGGAAGTGACGCTGGTACCAGGCCAACGCTATGAGATTTCCGAAAAGGTCAGTTATGAAGCCGGCTACATCGGCGTAGTCGCCTTGTTCGTCAACCCCGCGCCACAGCGCTGGCGGGTGGCGTTCAAGGCCGATGAATCGGAGAAGAACGGGATCACCGTAGGCTTGCAATCCTGCTCCCTGACCGTGGGCGCCGGAGCTCTGGCCATCGACAGCCAGGGCAAGCCACAGGAAAAGAACCTCATGCTGGCACCGGTTCAGTGTAATTGA